The genomic segment tcaaaaacggtgatgattattattattattttactgATTGaatcagtttcaattaaaaagttaattggatcaattaatttcgtgattgaaaccaatttttattttttttttctgtatagaaCCGCTACTGAATGTGACgcggtacgcttctgaatgagacacttccaattcagtttcctgcccaagatcactcctaagtgtttgaccttgtcatatatcgaaatcgttctattgaggaaacgtggtctTCCCTGGATTAGCATTGAGACCCATATGCTATAGTATGCAcaatcgtatgccatctgccTTTATGCCCTTTCGACAGttttgcatagctggttcggatccataccccttagaaatattataacatcggacggattcaaatcccaccttagtcagcatccgtaaaaggTCATTTATAGTgttcacccatagaagtggcgataaaatgacccCGTGCCtagtgccactttcttcctttaGATTTGTGGcgtatccacatttattattctcaatcgtttaaattatttatttttaacaaagtaggttaagttttcattttctttgttagtttatataacacttttgagttttaaaaaatatgttagatTGAGTAGGCATTGGATtgtcattttcttttctttacatgttacagaaaaattggatttattcgaaaaaatataagtgacatgtcaggaagcaaaattaaaaatattcataaatttgttaattgtttgtgttttatttcgttttgcacCCTTAACCACGTCAATTGGTGACCCCGACTACACGTTAAAGCACATAAGACAATGTTTCATTCGCTAACCGGAAACGCCAGCAGAGCCCTAGATAatcattttgaagaaatcattCCTGGAATGAATTCACCATTGGCTCATGGTAATATTACGTCAAACTCTATAATGACCCGCTACCAACAGGCCCAGTGGAGGTTTTAAGAGTTTCAGTGAAAATTCCACCATTCTGGCGCAACAATCCAGCATTATGGTTCAAACATGTCGAAAGCCAATTTATAACATCTGGAATAACATCCGATTCAACCACATTCCATACAATTGTTGGTTCCATAGACGCAAGCGTTGTTTCGGAGGTAAGAGACCTTATTCTCAATCCACCAGAAACAAATATGTATGAAACGCTAAAGAAGAGTGTTCAAGCGGTTGAAGCGTTTGTTGCGTGAAATGGAACTTGGCGATAAAAAAACCATCAACATTACTCCGTGAGATGATCTGTTTAGCCTCTGGTGAGGTTTCGgatgaatttttaaaatctaTCTGGATGCAACGACTTCCGAAGCAAACTCAAGCAATTTTATCGGTAAGCAGTGAATCTTCAAGCAATTTGGCGGCTATGGCCGATAAGATTTCTGAAACCGCAGAATCATGTGATGTTAGTGCTATATCCTCAAGAAAACCGACAGAGTCGACACAAATTCAGGATTTAAaagccaaaattgaagaaataaccaagaagatcgaggcactcgCAAATCAATCAAGAAGCCGATCAAAATCAAGAGGCAGGTCACAGAGTAAGTCACAtcataaacctttttgttggtaTCATTATAAGTTTGGTGATCGTGCTACCAAATGTGTGCAGCCCTGatcatttgtgccaaattgttCTCCGGAAAACAAAAAGGCTCCTCATCATCGGTGACGGATGAGGACTGCCAACAGATATGTCGCCTTTTTGTTCGTGATACAAACCCAAAATATGAGTTTCTCATCGATACTGGTGCTGATGTATCTGTATTCCCGGCTACCTCAACTGAAAAACGCCAAAACCCATCAAGTCTTGAATTAATAGCAGCTAATGAGTCCCCTATTAAAACATTTGGTATAAAAACTCTTACCTTAAGCCTTGGCCTCAACCGAAAATTTACCTGGAATTTTATCGTTGCCAGTGTTAACAGACCAATAATTGGCGCTGATTTTCTTAGCCACTTTGGGTTATTGGTTGATGTAAAGAACAATCGTCTGATAGATAATACGTCCAGATCAGAAAGTATAGCAACGTTATTTTCGGGATCTTTAAATTCTGTAAAATCAATTTCAAAAAACTCAGAATTTTGTAAGCTTTTTCTACAATTTCCTGAACTGACGCAAAGTGACAATCGTATTTCACCAGCAAAGCATTCTGTGAAGCATGTTATCCACACAGAAGGTCCACCGGTTCATGCAAAAGCACGAAGATTGTCCCCTGAGAAGCTCAAAATTGTAAAGCGTGAGTTTGATTTGAGCTGCAACAAGGTATATGTCGTCCTTCGAAAAGTTCCTGGGCAAGTCCGGAAGTCAAATGGAGAGTGGCGTCTATGCGGCGACTACCGCCGTTTAAATGCTGTTACCACTCCCGACCGCTATCCTGTTCCTCACATACACGGTTTTGGACACATGTTGAGCGGTAAGCAAATATTTAGTAAAGTGGACCTTGTTAAAGCATATCATCAAATACCAGTTGAAGAATCTGACATTGCTAAGACTGCAATTATAACTCCATTTGGGTTATTTGAGTTTCCTCGAATGAGCTTTGGACTTTGTAATGCAGCTCAGTCTTTTCAGCGTTTCATACACGAGGTCATACAAGGTTTGGATTTCTGTTACGCCTATATAGATGATATCCTCATTGCGTCAAACAACAAAGAGGAGCACTTGGAACATCTCAGGATATTATTTTCAAGATTTCGAGAGTTTGGTGTTACTATTAATTACTCCAAGTCGGTGCTCGGAGTTGCAGAAGTCGAATTTTTAGGATATGTAGTCAATTCAGATGGTACCAAACCTCTGCCATCCCGCGTAGAAGCAATCAAAGGCTACAAGTTGCCAGAAACTGAAAAAGAGCTGCGAAGGTTTTTAGGAATGATACATTTTTATAGACGATTTATTCCTAATGCAGCACATCAACAGTCAAAACTTAATGCAATCTGTTCTGGAAATAAAAAGGGAACGAACGCAAAGATCCAATGGACAGAGGACTTGCTTGAAGCTTTCAAGAAATGCAAGAACTCATTAGCTGATGCAGCTCTACTTGTTCATCCAAAACTCAATGCTCCGACATCTTTGTGGATTGATGCATCGGATACAGGAATGGGTGGAGTTTTACAACAATTTATTAGCGGTGAGTGGAGACCCATAGCatttttctcaaagaaattgagctcgtctcaaatgaaaaatagtgCATATGACAGAGAACTTCTCGCAGCATACTCAGCCCTTAAACActtccaatattttttggaagGAAGAGAGTTCTTTATTTGCACAGACCACAAACCCCTAATATATGCATTTAAACAGAAACCGGAGAAGGCAATCCCACGGCAACTGCGACACCTTGATTACATAGGACAGCATACTGTCGACATAAGACATATTTCCGGAAAAGATAACACAGACGCATTGCAGACGCATTGTCTCGATTGGATGCAGTATCATTACCATCACCTTTGGATCACAACGAATTGGCTCGTTCGCAAGAGTCCGACATAGAATGACAACAATTACTAAAAGTTAACACATCTCTTGTCTTGAAAAAAAAGGTTGTCCCTGGCTCGAATGTTGAAGTTTACTGTGATGTGTCAACAAAAGCAATACGACCATATATAACCAAACATTTTCGCAAGCCTCTTTTTGAATCACTACATGGAATATCTCATCCAGGCATCCGAGCAACAACAAGCATGTTTAAAACTCGTTTTGTTTGGCCATCAATATCTAAGGACCTGCATGTTTGGACCAAATGTTGTATATCCTGTCAAAAGGCAAAGGTTAATCGCCACGTCAAGAGTCCTCTTGGAAATTTTGAGTTACCAACGGAATTTTTCAAAACATCAGCATCGATTTGGTTGGTCCGCTACCtctatgtcaaaatttcaggtatGTTCTCACTTGTATTGACAGATTTACCAGATGGACCGAGGCTATACCCTTGACAGACATAACAGCAACAGCCGTTGCTTCAGCATTTCTGTCAGGTTGGGTTTCCCTATATGGAGTTCCGTCATCTATTACAACCGATCAGGGAAGACAATTTGAATCTGCTCTCTTTCGAGAATTTTCGCGGTTATTAGGAGTAAATGTTACCCATGCAACACCTTACCATCCGCAAAGCAatggccaaattgaaagatGGCATAGAACAATGAAGGCAGCTATCAAGTCATACAAGTCGCAGAATTGGGTAGAAATTCTTCCTGTAGTTATGATGGGTTTGCACTCGGCAATTATTCAAGATGTTGGTTATTCTTCTGCTGAAATGGTTTTTTGTACCAACCTCAGACTTCCTGGTGAGATATTTGATAACGTTAACTCCAAATATTCAGACAATTGGATcgatgaatttcataataatatgCAAAATATAAGACCAACTCCTGGAATAAGACATGAAAAACATACAATTTTTGTACCCATGGATCTACTGAAATGCTCACATGTTTTTGTAAGAAATGACGCAGTTCGAAAACCTCTACAACCTCCCTACGAAGGCCCATTTCAAGTAATTTCGCGGAATAGTAAGATATTCAAAATTAGACGAGGCCAGGATGAAAAGGTTATATCCATCGACCGGCTCAAACCAGCCTATCTCTTAAATGAATCAGAGCCAATTCAAGTTCCGGATACTTCAAGCAATTTACAAGGAACGTCAACAATGAAATTACGACCCGGAAAGAAAGTATCATTTGCTTCTGGAGTATAAATTTCGTTTTCACTAGGGAGGGGGTACTGTGGtgtatccacatttattattctcaatcgtttaaattatttatttttaacaaagttagttaagttttcattttctttgtaagtttatataacacttttgagttttaaaaaatttatttaaaagattGAGTAGGCATTGGATTGTCATTTTCTTTTCCTTACATTGTACAGAAAAATtggatttatttgaaaaaatataagtgacgtgtcaggaagcaaaattaaaaatattcataaatttgttaattgtttgtgttttatttcgttttgcacCCTTAACCACGTCAGATTTATGCCATGAGACCCACAATGTATAGTAccggtccacctggtactggtctaaggattggatcagtgtgtcggtccgcacattgttaaaagcctctcgatgtcaatgcataccgccaatatgTACGTCgtggcatcgaagaattcttctattttttgcacaacctcgtgcagagcGGTCTccgccgaccttcccttgacatagtcaTGCTGTTTTATTggagcagttcactggatgtcctactctttctcacagtgtccacaatacgttgcatgattttgattaaaaaggacgtaaggcttctATTAGCCTTGCTGAAGGCAagggtggttgttgttgtagcagcgtgttgtacactgaggcggcagcccttgccgttgaaggacttcatcggggcatttcggtacgtacaaccagctgccatagGATTGGTTGTTGTCTACAGACCTAGGTCTGTAGGACTTTGGTcaggttttcggagtatatgtatatatatatatatatatatatatataagtcctaggcacgctgttaaGATATCAGTCTGGTGGGGCGCCAGATCGttggcctccttctgtagtagcgccggaaatattccgtcaggtccaggtgacttaaatggcttGAAGCTCATCAAGGTTTCCTTCgacataaattctgtaatgataagccttcgatcaatctcattattccaagattccggtggctccgtgagtcccgtcgtatcctggaGAAAATTAGTCTttttcaaaagcctcaacatgtcctccgttgtctctgctctcactcccacgtcgttttgttttgacatgggcttttgagagaaacttttttcattttagcggcgtcattaacgctatcgacctgttcgcagaaaagcatccaggaggcacgtttggCCGCatgataatcttattgtattttttGAGCCGTGTGTTATTAGATCGTTAGTAtacaagaattctgccagggctttgACCCTCTTATTAATGTTAATAAGTAATGTAGTCAGAGTTCGCACCGCACcgtattagtacctcatttcctgtctgttttgccttcctcaccagccgttgcagctttgacgtgggtggcggtgtcggagggCCGAAACagagataaagtgatgccagatattctccaccgtctccctgtctcatcactgttgcatccgacgttgacaactctggggaaaatatataacttaaaattttaacgCAGGTCCTAGGCCGAGTACCATGGCATGGCCCCCATaaagatcgatcctccgattgaggacCTTTCTCCCATAGACAGGtaatttttacccaattttcTGAAATTAAATATCCTCCCCGAATATGATGCAGATCGGATCACATATGAACCCATATAAGACccctttattacccgattttgttgaaattttgaagaatgATTTGTGACGAGTTGGTTCAAATTCGAACCAAatgtcgatatagctgctgcaGATTCATAATGGTGCATTTTGCGCAATTAAATGTGGATATAGCGATCCTCGTAAAGCTCAAAAGCCCGTTTCGGTTCATTGGACCGATCGCCAACGGTCATTTAAAGACGCCGATAACTCACCTTCTCATATCAAGCATCACATTGCTTGAGTCTTTTAGCCGGTGCCACCCGTCGTAGTCATCCCGTACCAGATTTTAACGAAATGATGATACCCAAGGTTGtaggtatccaatgttcggcccagccgaacttaatgcttttttacttgttttaatttttgttgttgtttttttttagttggaCTGTAGCCAGTGGGCGGTGTTGATTCACCtgtcactgcacggcctgatgtctcaatatgaggatctcTGCCTATCCTtatcttcccaatcttgaaaaagacagccttggtcCCCTAGGGCTCCATGCCTTTAGTCtcagccaaacttgtcacggagacttgatgataccaaccacaaggagagttccgtTTCTCTGTGACCAAACCATGGTTTTGCTAGCCCAGTATCCCAatatgcgttccgtcgcgaatttactgcccatcccttgatgaagaccgtcttCTTTGTGAGCTTGGGGATGTTCATCTTTCTCACcgggtcgagctttgcgccctcctagggagtgtggatacttccgcaacataaagatgtcccctctaaactcgcagctcatcatttgtatggatgGACTCTCTTCAGAGtttcacacatgttcgaaaaattCGCTCATTAGCCAGATCCTCCACTAGGGATCAATAatatggtggaatcctaccgcatgcactgccgatattgatggcTGCATAAGTCAGTTCATCAGGGTGGCTCCTTACCTCCTAATTATACGGCCTGTTCTGGTTTTCGAATTCACATCTTTGcgtatatttttaaatacccAATGCTTTTAAGGTTTAAAAAAACTTGGGATTATTTTTATTGgatagaaattttaataaattcatttaaacttcttttCAACAGAATTATACGGCCTGTTCCGGTTTTCGAATCCACATCTTTGCGtatattttcaaaaacccaatgctttaaagttttaaaataaCTTGAGATTCTTTTTTCTTGATAGAAATTTTAGTAAATTCAATCAAActtttatttaacaaaattggAAGAATTAAGGCAAAGGAAATCGTTCCcgtataaatatttatatttgtgtatatttttaaagagagcaaaaatatgtatgtattttataTCAACTCAGATTGACATTTCGAGCTGTTGCAAACAAAACAAGATTATTACATCCCATTCCTAAGATGGAGaatatgaaagaaaaacaaagttaattagttttttttaacaGATATTGTTTTAACTGGTGATTGGTGAATTTTATTGacgtaaaatacaaattttagtgCTTTTTGTACATTTGTCATCCAGCGTAAATGCATCTTCAGCAAACTAAATAGTCAAATGGTGATCAAAAGCCACATCAGCAACGTTTCGCTTAATGGCGATGTTTGCCATACCAGTAGAACACTCTTTCGCACCGCCCATCAGTACTACAAGAAGTCCTTTGTGTGCCATACTTTTCCAGATTTTTGCTACCCATTTGTTTATATTCTCCACTGTTCCCTCAAACGTGGAAGCGAGCATATCTTCAGGGGTAAAATGCAAATTACATATCGTTAAAGCATTTTCCAAAGCAATTTCTCGACACTTTCGCACAGCCTCTTTGTTTGAATTAACTTCATCCACACGAACCGGCTTTACTGCATTGTCCGGAAAGGCTTGTTCGGctttttcaatcaaattttgaacaatcGAAGGCAGTGGCTTTGACGTTATGATAGCAGTATGACGGTCTCTTTTTGAAGCGTGAGCCAGCATATTATTACGAACTGCCTCGCCACTAGCAGCCAACATTATGTCTTGAAGTCGTTTCTTTTGTATCAGTACTTCATCGCCAAATTCCAAGCTATTGGCTAACTTTAGTTTTACCAATTTCAAGCAAGAGATGGAATCTTCTGTGGAGTCATGGCCGGAAGCATGTTCTTGAATGGTCTCCTTCAAAAACTCAAAAGCCAACTTTTGCAATCTGGCTTTACTTTTCCTCACACCACTCAAATTAAAGCAAACACTTGTGTCTATACAGTACGGATGCATCATGCGCATTGCATTCAAATCACAATTTAACGATTGCCCCACCAATATGGCGTCATCGGGAAGAATATCTCGAACTTCATGTTGAACTTCTGACAAACGTTTGGTAACAGTCCTCATCATTTCCGCTGTTATGCCCGAAAACTGTGTGAGATAGTCTATAATTTTATTGTCTGGCCGTACCATAGATTCGTAAACGGTTTCAAGATTTTCATTCACTATTGATATGCGAGTTAACTCATTTACCCCACTTGAAGTGTGACACATTTCACAATCTACACCGAAGAGAGGACTGCGATTCGTAACAGGAGCATATTGCTTTCGTGTCAACATGTATGAATTGTACTGTTTGCTTAGCTCCCCACGCAGGGGCATAGGATAGCCCTCCTCGATCATCTGCAAGGCGGATAAGAGGAGCTTTGTCCTGGGAAATTTGTCGTTGGGATGTAAATCTTGCACCACTTCCTTGTTTTCTACGGGAAATATTGACTTTATTATCAAGGTTGGATCTTTGTTCAATTCAATGGCTGCTTCCAGAGAGCCATGGGTCTTGACATACTCGAAGGCCTGCACATTTGTCATGGGAACTTGTATTAGTTCCTCGGCCATAACAAACCCATCTTCCTTAACATTTTGCGGCATAATAACTTCCAAGCTCGattcaaaaatgttgtcaagTTTTTGAAATTTGCCCTTATTCGAGAGATAATGGAAGAGTGACAAACCATCCAGACAAACGACCACTGTATGGGACAGACTATCAGGTTCGTCAAAAAAACACCAACGTTCAGGTTTGCACGGTGACTTTCTGCCTAGCAATGCCGCCATTACCAAGTGTTGAATGTCAGTCAAAAATAAAGGTTGTCTTTGTGCCTCATCGACGATAAGAAGGGCCTTTTCTCCAGCTTCTCTGAGCCTCAAATAGGGTACACTTTCTAAAGCCCGCTTCCTTTCACGCAGTTCCTTCTTCAACAATTTATATTGATCTTCGGTCAAATTTAGTTTCAGCATTTCCTCACTATCGGTTGCATCGCTTAGGGTCTTTGACGTTTTTTGTTTCTTAACAATTGGTTCGTCCACATTACTGGAATCGGCCTTCTTTTTACCCTGTTTCTTCTTGTGTGTAACCTGTATTGGCGACATAAagcaaatcattaaaaaaacaagAGATAGAGGCAATGCTGCCACAATTGAACATACCTTGGTGAAACCATCATCGTTTTCAGCACCATTGTCTCTACTCGGTTCAATCGTTCTTTCAGTCATAATCTCCTCTATTCGATCCTGATCATTTGACTTGACGAGACTGGCTAATGCTGCcaacttctttttctttttctcctTGCGTGCAAGTTGTTTGGAGCTCAATGAATGCATCCCTTAACAATGTACTAGCGTTGGTCTCTTTTGTAACTGCTACAATTTAAAAACATCCACTTAATTGATTTAAGTTGTAATTTTGAAGTAACATTTACTTTACACGAACCCAAGAGCTATTTGGTAAATAAAAAAGAACATGTGGATTTTaatacaacaacatcaacaaaagAAGATGGAATATATATATCGATAACAACTGCTTGCTGCTCAAGAGTTACTGCAAATGCAACGTGTAGACAACCGGCGACATAAAGCCCGAAACTGAACAAGCGTTGTGCTACATTTCGCGCGTAGCGTTGACGTCGAAAAAGATAAAATACActtggggtgttttatttggtaGCTAGTGGATTCGCTAGCTTAAAGTGAGttttctgttcagcttttcaggcggaatgcttAGAGATAggagatgggtaaatacccaaaaggtatttacccggtaaattgggtaaatacacgGGTACTTACCCATTTACGCCCAAAATCtgcgtatttataattttgcaaaaatcgtATTTTTTTCAGAATACTCAGCTATaatgtaatgagcctataaaaggagcatttttcatcctatttcgaggaaatttggaacaacgagttctggtacccctctaaacatttttttgagcACCATCCAGAgcagacaatatttagatatagctgctatatagatcgatctcccgatatagggtattgagcccataaaaggagcatttttcatgagattttgatgaaatttgaaacaaagtgtTTTGGTACCTATTAaccttttttgttgaatatcgtccagattgggCCATATAGGGAATGTGAACCAGATTTGAACTATTAGGTACAGAGTACATAAAAGTCgaagttcttatctgattgctACGAAATTTGCAGCAGTAAGATTTGGAAGACCTCTACACATTATTGGCAAATGTGGTGCAGAtatgaccatatttgaatatagccccagGTTCAGCGGTTAAAGGCAATCAAACTAATGGTATATTTTATCCATTAATCAACTATTAACAACTATATCCACACCCCGGGTTCGAACGTTAaagcaattagcaaacaaactAATGACAAACATATTTCATCCAATAATTAACCATTAACAACTATATCCACACAGAAAATATTTTACATGATCATGTTACACaattggatcaaagctagaggacagagtagacctgggggtctacattgagaaccgagggattgagatctgttttagactgcctgaccataatacggccctacaggcagagatccgggcgatcacagagtgtttgagtggtgtggtgctaacgcgaggacgtccagtgtgaacatctttacggacaataaaattgccattaggacaataacagccaggacggtaaggtcacgaacagtcttgcagtgtaataaacttggttaacccgaagcctttcgggacgatgctgtccgagttaagggagtgggcgaagaAGGCGcaagcaacattgtggaacagcgaaacggtcggtaggacggcgaaaatcctatggggggatccagatcgtgagaagatacggctattactgaaaggaagcaagaaaaaggtcagtatagctattggtatcatgacggaacatataggactacgatttcacttatgtaaaatcgatgcggcaagtgatagcatgtgtagggcatgcggggaagatgatgagacgttggagcatttcctttgtcattgcccggctttcgtgtctaatatataccggcacttaggtggagacactatacaagacataaACTAacctaggggagtggcatggaaaccAATTATGGATTTCGTTAGTAGCACGGTAATTCaagtaagttaggaattctaacttagattttcttttcgaggttactttttgttgtattttgagttcacaacaagccgattactggtttaggtgtatgtccatggatcggattaatatctgcaccttcttttcaacctaacctaccctaaCAAATTGTATCCACAAAAAGTTAGATTTTGCTCCctt from the Stomoxys calcitrans chromosome 1, idStoCalc2.1, whole genome shotgun sequence genome contains:
- the LOC106093275 gene encoding RNA exonuclease 5, which translates into the protein MHSLSSKQLARKEKKKKKLAALASLVKSNDQDRIEEIMTERTIEPSRDNGAENDDGFTKVTHKKKQGKKKADSSNVDEPIVKKQKTSKTLSDATDSEEMLKLNLTEDQYKLLKKELRERKRALESVPYLRLREAGEKALLIVDEAQRQPLFLTDIQHLVMAALLGRKSPCKPERWCFFDEPDSLSHTVVVCLDGLSLFHYLSNKGKFQKLDNIFESSLEVIMPQNVKEDGFVMAEELIQVPMTNVQAFEYVKTHGSLEAAIELNKDPTLIIKSIFPVENKEVVQDLHPNDKFPRTKLLLSALQMIEEGYPMPLRGELSKQYNSYMLTRKQYAPVTNRSPLFGVDCEMCHTSSGVNELTRISIVNENLETVYESMVRPDNKIIDYLTQFSGITAEMMRTVTKRLSEVQHEVRDILPDDAILVGQSLNCDLNAMRMMHPYCIDTSVCFNLSGVRKSKARLQKLAFEFLKETIQEHASGHDSTEDSISCLKLVKLKLANSLEFGDEVLIQKKRLQDIMLAASGEAVRNNMLAHASKRDRHTAIITSKPLPSIVQNLIEKAEQAFPDNAVKPVRVDEVNSNKEAVRKCREIALENALTICNLHFTPEDMLASTFEGTVENINKWVAKIWKSMAHKGLLVVLMGGAKECSTGMANIAIKRNVADVAFDHHLTI